AAGAATTCACCTTTGACGCAGCACATCACCTGCATTGTTATGAAGGCAAGTGCAAGAACCTGCACGGTCATACGTATAAAGTAATTTTTGGCATCAGCGGTTATCCGGGTGAAACCGGGCTGACGGTTGATTTTGGACATATCAAAGATATATGGAAAACTCAGATTGAGGGATATCTGGATCACCAGTACCTCAACGAGACACTTCCTTTAATGAATACAACGGCTGAAAATATGGTCGTTTGGCTGTTCGAACAGATGGAACATGCGCTCCAGACGGAACCCTATGCCGGGCTGACCGATGGTGGGCGGACGGAGTTTGTCCGACTCTTCGAGACACCCACCAGTTACGCGGAAGCGAGACGGGAGTGGATGATCCATGAGTAGTGTGACACAGCAGGTGAATGAGACGGGATCTCGCAAAGAGGCTCGTATTCCCGTGATGGAGATTTTTGGTCCGACGGTTCAAGGCGAAGGCATGGTCATCGGGCAAAAAACGATGTTTGTTCGCACCGCGGGCTGCGATTATCGCTGCTCTTGGTGCGACTCGGCCTTTACTTGGGACGGCAGTGGCAAGGACCAGATTCGGATGATTACGCCAGAGGACGTATGGGAAGAATTGCGCCGCGTTGGCGGCACCCGTTTCTCCCATGTCACCATCTCTGGCGGTAATCCCGCCCTGCTCGCTTCGCTGGGCGGGTTGGTTGCCCTGCTGCGGGAGAACGGCATCCGCACCGCGGTGGAGACGCAGGGCTCCCGCTGGCAGCCTTGGCTGGCGGACATTGACGAAGTCACTGTCTCGCCCAAGCCGCCGAGCTCCGGCATGGACACCGATTGGGCCGTGCTGGATGATCTGATCGAACGGTTGGCCGCTGGTCCGGTGGAACGAAGTCACAGTCTGAAGATCGTGATCTTCGATGAGACAGACCTGGACTACGCCCGCCGTGTGCATGCACGGTATCCGGGCACGGATTTATTTTTACAAACCGGGAACCCGGATGTGACTTCCACTGATACGCCAGATCTGGCGTCCTCGCTGCTTGCTCGTTATGAGTGGCTGATTGACCAAGTCAGTGCCTCCGATGACCTGAATGATGTTCGTGTGCTTCCACAGCTTCATACGTTGGTATGGGGCAACAAACGCGGCGTTTGAAGGGCAGTATGGGTGGAATGGGCGGCATGATGTAAGGATGAGGGCGAAAGGTCCTTAGACAATGAAGAGAATTATACAGGCAAAATTGCCTATTTATATATACCGCGAGGCTTCGGCTTTGACGGAAACAAGGAGCGTTTAATAACCGATGAGACAACCTGATGAGATGCAAGATGTGACGTTGCTGGGTAACCAGAACGTAAAATATACGTTTGAATATGATCCGGGCATTCTGGAGAGCTTTGATAACAAACATCCGTACCGCGATTATTTTGTGAAATTCAACTGCCCGGAGTTCACCAGCCTGTGCCCGATTACGGGTCAGCCGGATTTTGCAACGATTTATATCAGCTACATTCCCGATGTGAAAATGGTCGAGAGTAAATCACTCAAGCTGTACCTGTTCAGCTTTCGTAACCATGGTGATTTCCACGAGGACTGTGTGAACATCATCATGAACGACCTGATTAAGCTGATGGACCCCCGCTACATCGAAGTATGGGGTAAATTCACACCACGCGGGGGTATTTCCATTGACCCTTATACGAACTACGGTAAGCCGGGAACAAAGTACGAGCAGATGGCTGACCACCGCATGATGAATCATGATATGTATCCGGAGACGATTGATAATCGTTAATTCGTCAGGTTCATCCATTCTGTATAAGATAGAATCATAGAATACCAAAAGCCGAACTCTGCTATATAAGTTGAACTAAAGATTATTTACACTGACACTACGATGACAGAACAACCTTCCAATCGCTGTTATCCCCAGATTTTTTTCCATTCCCTTTCCTAAAGGGGAAAATCCGGGGATGGCGTATGCTTCCGATGCAGCTTTCTTTCAGAAAGCTTTTAGGCGAACGCTTCGCTTTTTCAGGTTTTTTCTGTCCTCTCCGTTATCGTGTAAATGATTAATTCAGCTTATATAGCTTAAGAAGTTCGGCTTTTTAATATAAACTTTTAGAACCTCAGTCTCTCGATACAATGGGATCGCAGCGCATTCAAGTAGATTGATCTTTCTTTAGTTCTTTGACTTTTCTAATGTAATGTCTCAACATCAGCATACCAATCGATTGAAAGATAATAAATATGACGATAGCCACAGACAAAGATGCTGGGGCAACATAGATAGCCTGGAACGTTATTACAGCCATATACAAAATAGTCATCACCAACTCACGTTTGGCGGATTCATAAGGTAAGGATTTCATATCCCTCCTCTATCCTTCTTACACATAAATATGGGTCTTCTTACAGTAGATGCTAAAGTGATACGTTTATTTTGTAAATGTAATGCTATAAAAAACATCTATTGAATTCGTCAACGTTTTCTCATGTTCCCCTTGTCGGTCCAATCAATCTATCCTATTATGTAACAATATGCTTACACGCATAGAATACAACATCAGGCGCTGATCCCTCGTGACCGCGACCAAAGGAGAATTGTACATGTCTACACAAACCTCATTAACCAAGGACGCCACAGCGCGTTCGAAAAACCCACCCGGATTGGATGCCCAAAGCACCGTATACCGGATACTCATTGCGATCAGTCTGGTTCATCTGTTCAATGATTCAATCCAGTCGGTCATTCCCGCCATTTTTCCGATTTTGAAAGACTCTATGCATCTCACGTATACTCAAATCGGATGGATCTCATTTGCTATCAACTTTACCGCTTCCATTATGCAGCCTGTCGTAGGCTGGTTTGCTGATAAAAAACCGACACCATCTATCCTGCCCATTGGCATGGGATTTACATTTACCGGCATGCTGCTGTTGGCCTTCGCCGACAGTTATATGGCTGTCCTGATTTCCGTTATTTTTGTCGGTCTGGGTTCCGCTGCTTTCCATCCGGAAGGTTCACGTGTATCACATATGGCTGCCGGTCAACGCCGTGGACTGGCACAGTCCATCTTCCAGGTTGGTGGTAACGCTGGACAATCCCTTGCCCCATTGCTTACACGCTGGATCTTCATCCCGTTTGGACTGTTCGGTGCCATTGGATTTACAGGCATTGCTGCCATGGGAATTGCAGTTCAGATCTACATAGCCCGTTGGTATGGACGTATGCTGCAATCGGGAGGATATCTGCGTAGACAGGCTGCTGCTCGTCGTGCACCCAATCCTGCTTTGCGTAAAAAGATTACTGCCGCCATTACGATATTAATCTTGCTTGTCTTTGTTCGTTCCTGGTATATCGCTTCCATCGGCAGCTTCTATGCGTTTAATCTGAAAGATACTTTTGGATTGTCCACAGAGGACGCGCAGATCTATATCTTCTTGTTCCTGGCCGCTGGAGCACTTGGTACGTTCTTCGGAGGCCCCTTGGCGGACCGATTCGGCAAACGTAACCTGATCTTCCTGTCCATGGCTGGAGCTGCTCCGCTGGCTCTGTTGCTGCCCTATGCGAATCTGTTCTGGACAGGTGTACTGCTTACCATTATTGGTTTTATCATGTT
The nucleotide sequence above comes from Paenibacillus sp. W2I17. Encoded proteins:
- the queF gene encoding preQ(1) synthase codes for the protein MRQPDEMQDVTLLGNQNVKYTFEYDPGILESFDNKHPYRDYFVKFNCPEFTSLCPITGQPDFATIYISYIPDVKMVESKSLKLYLFSFRNHGDFHEDCVNIIMNDLIKLMDPRYIEVWGKFTPRGGISIDPYTNYGKPGTKYEQMADHRMMNHDMYPETIDNR
- a CDS encoding MFS transporter, with product MSTQTSLTKDATARSKNPPGLDAQSTVYRILIAISLVHLFNDSIQSVIPAIFPILKDSMHLTYTQIGWISFAINFTASIMQPVVGWFADKKPTPSILPIGMGFTFTGMLLLAFADSYMAVLISVIFVGLGSAAFHPEGSRVSHMAAGQRRGLAQSIFQVGGNAGQSLAPLLTRWIFIPFGLFGAIGFTGIAAMGIAVQIYIARWYGRMLQSGGYLRRQAAARRAPNPALRKKITAAITILILLVFVRSWYIASIGSFYAFNLKDTFGLSTEDAQIYIFLFLAAGALGTFFGGPLADRFGKRNLIFLSMAGAAPLALLLPYANLFWTGVLLTIIGFIMLSSFSVTVVYAQMLIPGKIGTVSGLITGLAFGMGGLGALVLGNWIDVFGVSPVMQMCSFLPLLGIFTFLLPSDKLLNIWAKENGSEE
- the queE gene encoding 7-carboxy-7-deazaguanine synthase QueE yields the protein MSSVTQQVNETGSRKEARIPVMEIFGPTVQGEGMVIGQKTMFVRTAGCDYRCSWCDSAFTWDGSGKDQIRMITPEDVWEELRRVGGTRFSHVTISGGNPALLASLGGLVALLRENGIRTAVETQGSRWQPWLADIDEVTVSPKPPSSGMDTDWAVLDDLIERLAAGPVERSHSLKIVIFDETDLDYARRVHARYPGTDLFLQTGNPDVTSTDTPDLASSLLARYEWLIDQVSASDDLNDVRVLPQLHTLVWGNKRGV
- the queD gene encoding 6-carboxytetrahydropterin synthase QueD, whose translation is MREPGTFRIVEHLQRIGEDILPTQLRYHRKRVLVSKEFTFDAAHHLHCYEGKCKNLHGHTYKVIFGISGYPGETGLTVDFGHIKDIWKTQIEGYLDHQYLNETLPLMNTTAENMVVWLFEQMEHALQTEPYAGLTDGGRTEFVRLFETPTSYAEARREWMIHE